The window AAACTATTGCGGGTGATGCCTCCTGATGCCTCCAGTTTGGCGGGGGCTTGGGAACTCCGGTTGAGCGCGACTGCTTGCTTGAGCTGTTCGATGCTGAAGTTATCGAGCATTACGATGTCGGCCCGGGCCCTGAGTGCCTGCTCAAGTTCGTCGATCGATTCCACTTCTACTTCTACGGGTTTTCCCGGGGTGTATTGGCGCGCCCGTTCGATCGCCTGTCGAATGCCGCCACAGGCATTGATGTGGTTTTCTTTGATAAGAAAGGCGTCAAATAAACCGATACGATGGTTATGACAGCCCCCCTGCGTCACCGCATATTTCTGTGCGGTGCGCAGGCCGGGAAGGGTTTTGCGCGTATCAAGCAGGCGAACCTCGGTTGTTGCCACCAGATCCGCGTAGCTTTGGCACAAAGTGGCAGTGCCTGACAGGGTTTGCAGAAAATTAAGCGCACAGCGTTCGCCGGTTAACAGGCTGCGGGCAGAACCGCTTAACCGAAACAGCTCGGTATTGGCCGTCACTTGTTGCCCTTCATCGACCCGCCAGGCGACTTCGACGTCGGGATCGAGTTGGCGAAAGACCTCATCGACCCAGGCCCGGCCACAAATGGTGGCGTCATCGCGGCTGATCACCCCTGCCAGCCCTTTTTGATCAGCAGGGATCAGGGCTGCGGTGATATCACCCGAACCGATATCTTCCTCTAGGGCCCAGCGTACACAGCGTTCGATATCCTGGGAAATGATGGTCATGGTGATAGGCGCCTGTTCGATGAATGCAGGCGGCGAATTATAAGGAGGTTTGGGTGGCCTGTTAAGCGCTCACCAACGCCTTATTGACCCTTTTTGACGGGTGACAGGAGCGTGATGATACTGATTAGCGTATGAAATGCCGAATAGAAAAAGCACAGCTAGCCTGCCGGCAACAGACGAAGGGTCAGTTCTTCGCCGCGTTGGGTAAATTCAAGCTGGCGAAGGGCGCTCATACCCAGCAGAACCTCATTGCCGTGCATGGCGGGATTGATCGTGGCAGAAACATCATGAAGTAAAATGTTGCCAAGTTTGAGTTGGTCAATACGGGTGTTGTAAACCTGGACCCGGCCGTTGGCGGTTTGGGCGTAGCTGGGGAGACCTCGCTTTAAACCGATCTCTTTGGCCAGATCGCTCGCAACGACCACGGCCGTAGCGCCAGTGTCCAGAAGCAGGGTGGCATTGTGGCCGTTAATGGTGCCCCCGAGCACATAATGACCATAGCGATTCTGCTTGAGCACCAGCTCAGGGTTGCCCTGGATGTCAGTTTGGGTGGCGGGAGTAGCATTGGGGTTGTAGAGCTGTTCTTCGACACCGGCAAAGTAACGGGTCAGCAGCACCAGCCCAATGATCCAGGCGACGGCCATCATCCAGCGTCCGGAGCGTTTGTGAGGGTTATTTTGAGTCATATCGCATTATAAACAGACCCCCTTGTCAGGGCATAGCGGGAACCGGTATCTATCCTATATTTTCAAATGTTCTGAAAAGTTATTGTTTTAAGTAGAACAGCAATAAAAAAGATGGAAAATTGACACAGATATAGAGTCTCTGTGACATAGCTCCCGAACGGGCAAAAATATTGGGCTAGAGAGCGTAATATCGTTTTATACTGGCTTCCACACAATGGCCAGGATAGCCATTTGAAACTATCAGTACTTCAAGGAATGGGGCTGGAACGGGGGATGACGATCCCAGGTCGGGTTGAATAGAGAAACCCGTCGAGATTGGAGAGGGTGCGATGACGAAAGATTCCAAGGTTGTATCGCTGGCGCAAGCCAGTGGCAGCAGCGCGCCTGGACTAAAGCTGGCCAGACCACTATTAAAGATTCGCCAGCAGGGTATTAAACAGTTGGCGGTTCTGCTTAGAGGTCTTTTTGACAACGCCGACGATACCCTCTTTGAGATGGCAGATAAGGCTGGCTCTAACTCCGAACAAAACGTCTACTTCGAAGCCATGCGTGACCTGCGAATGAAGCGTCGGGTCATGGAGTCCAAGTTCTATAAGGCGATTGATGAAGGTTTTCAGGGCTTGGCCAAGGCCGAAACCCCCGAAGTCTCGCTGGGCAGTGTTTCCATGGACGGCCTCAGCGTGTTGCAGAACGACGAGCTTGAGCAATCTGTCGCCGTAGAAACCATGGTTTCGCGTGTGGTTAATCGCGATCAGGGAATGGCCCTGACCCATCTCACAACCCGTATCGATTCCCTGGTTGGGCGCAGTATCAACCAGAACAACAATCCGATGGGACCAAAACTCCTCTGCGAGTCTTTTTGTGTCGCCTGTAAAGAGCTTGATGTTGAGATCAAGGTTAAATTGATTGTTTTCAAGCTCTTTGAAAAATACGTTCTCAATCAAATTGAAAAACTCTACGTCGAGCTGAACCATACGCTGGTGTCCGACGGTGTGCTGCCTGGTCTTTCCATGACTCCGCAGGCCCGCAAGGCAGCTGTTCAGAGGCGCTCTCTGGATCAAGCGCCCCAGGTCGCCTCAGACGCAGCCGCCCCAGGTGGTGCGAGCGCCCAGACTGAGGCTGGCGAACCCCAGGCTGCTGAGCTTCATATTGCCCAGCAGGTATTTGGCACCCTGCGTACTTTGTTGGCGCGTTCAGGCGTGACCCAACGTGAACCTGTTAGTGGCTCCTCCGCAGGGCCAGCCAGTACCGCCAGTCAGCAAGAGTTGATGGGCATGCTGTCCCAATTGCAGCAAAGTACCGAACAGCTTGAGCCTGACAGCGCGCCATCCCAGGGCGAGGTGGAGGACGTCAGAGGTGCTCTTCATGGCTTAATGTCCAACGAGCAGCGCAATGCTTCCCTCAGCAGTGTGGATGATGATGCTATCAATCTGGTGTCCATGCTGTTTGAGTTTATTCTCGACGATAAAAATTTACCCGAGAGCGTTAAAGCGCTGTTGGGGCGCATGCAGATCCCCATCCTGAAAGTGGCTGTGATCGACAAGGCGTTTTTCAGTAAAGGATCCCACCCTGCCCGTAAGCTGCTCAACGAAATGGCGTCGGCGGCTATGGGCTGGAACGATCAGGACAGTAAAACTCAGGATCGCCTGTTCCAGAAAATGGAGCAGGTTGTCTTTCGGATTCTGCGCGAATTCGAAGACAATATCTCGATCTTTAACGAATGTCTGGATGATTTTCTGGGCTTCGTGGTCCGGGAGCAACGCCGCAGCGAGTTGATGGAACAGCGGGTTCGTGATGCAGAAGAAGGTCGTGCAAAAAGCGAAGCGGCTCGCAATGCTGTGCAACAGGCCTTGGCCGATAAAATGGTCGGTTTATCTCTGCCTTCAGTGGTCGTGAGCTTGCTCGAAGACGCCTGGAGCCGGGTGATGATGCTGATCTACCTGAAAGAGGGCGACCAATCACCGCGTTGGATTCACTCTCTCAAGACGGTGGATGCCCTGATCTGGAGTGTTAGCCCGATCAACGACGCAGAAGATCGAAAGAAGTTGTTGAAGATGGTTCCGGGTTTGCTGAAGCAGTTACGCCTCGGGCTCACCGAAATTGCCTTCGACTCTTTCGCCATGAACAAGTTGTTTGCCGAGCTGGAAGCGATCCATCTGAGTAGCTTCAAACCCAAGCAGCAAGGGAATCAGCAAGAGGTGAAGTCCAAGGTAGCCAATATTGTGGCGCCACCCCTGGAGGCACCCAAAGCGGCTCCGGCTAGCCCTGTAAACTCTCCAGACAACGATTCAGCACTAACCACAGTAAAGCAGGTAAAGTCTTCCGAAGCCGCCCCTGAGATCGAGCCAGTACAAGCGGTTCATGTTCGTCTCAAGGGGGTTGAGCCTGTTGCCCCTGAACCCGAAGCCGAAACCGTTGAGTTGGCCGATGATGATCCTAGCTATCGCCTGATCGATAGCCTGAAAGTTGGGGCCTGGGTAGAGTTTAACGAAAGTGAAGAGAATCATTTCCGTTGCAAATTGGCCGCTCATATCAAGGTCACCGGCAAGTACATCTTTGTGAACCGTACCGGGGTTAAAGTCGCAGAGAAAACCCGTAACGGTCTTGCTGTTGAATTGCGAGATGGTGGTATGAGATTGCTCGATGATGCCCTGTTGTTTGATCGGGCTCTTGAATCGGTTATCGGTAACCTGCGACAAATGAACCCAAATGCCCGGTAATGCATAAGATTGCGGTATTCGGGAAAGGCAGCTGATAAGCTGCCTTTTTGTTATATGTTTCTGAGTTAGCATCCATGTTTACATTGACCCGTCAGGGCTTGATTGAAGGCGTTCGCTTCCTGGCATCTCCCAACTGTGAAGAACGACCCGAGAATACGGATATTTCCCTGTTGGTGATCCACAACATCAGTTTACCGCCGGGTCAATTTGGTTCGGGTGATATCGTCGATTTTTTCCTCAACCGACTTGATAGCGGTCGTCATCCCTACTTTCGGACGATCTGTGATTTACGAGTCTCTGCACACTTGCTGATCGACCGCCAGGGCGAGGTCATTCAGTTTGTTCCCCTGCAACAGCGTGCATGGCATGCGGGTGTGTCCTGTTATGAGGGTACTGAGAATTGTAACGATTTCTCTATCGGTATAGAGCTGGAGGGCTGTGATGACGAGCCTTACACTGATGTCCAGTACCGTCTTCTGGCCAGTATTTCACAGCTCCTGTGTGAGCATTATCCTGCCCTGACGCCGGAGCGTATTTGTGGCCACAGCGATATTGCACCTGGCCGTAAGACAGACCCCGGGCCTGCATTTCGCTGGGATTATTTTCGCTCATTGCTATTTGCGGGCAATGAATCAGGGGCAACGATTGTTTGAGGCTTGGGTCGTTAAGGTTTGCTTTGCTTAATCAAACGGTCTTAATGAATCCCAAGCACCGCCAGTTCGTCAAGTAATCGCTGGTGTTCGGGCAGGTGAATCCCGGCCTGCCTGGCTTGCTCGATCACAAATCCATTCATAAACGCCAGTTCTGTAGTTTTACCGCGCTGGACATCCTGGTAAGTGGAGGAGAAGTTCTGTGCGGTATCCTTCGCGATGGTGCGCACCTGCTGAATAAGGTCGAGCCCCGGGTCAATTCCCAGATTCTGGAAGAGTTGGATCGTTTCCCGGCTTAAAGCATCCATACGGTCGCAATAAGGGGGGCGAAGCAGATCGCCATTTTTGCAGCCATAGAGTGCAGTCAACCCATTGATACTGCTATTAATCGCGAGTTTTAACCACAACCTGTTGGTAATGCAGGGGTCACATTTTACGGTTAGCTCACTGCGTGAAAGATCTTTTGCAATAGCCCTGCTTTGATCATCTACTGGTTCAGAATTTCGATTCAGCTTGCCAAGCCAGCTGGTTCCGTAACCCGCATGGACGACCTCCCGGTTAGTGGCAACATAAGCGCCTTCAGTTGTGCTCAGGCAGTAGATATCAAACTGAGGGAAGCTCGTTATTATCGCTTGTTGGCTACCCATTCCGTTTTGGCAGAGAACGACCAAAGCCCCGGGGGCAAGGAAATTTTGCGCCTGAACGATCGCTTGGAAGGCTTCCGGTGCTTTACAGCATAGGAGTAATTTATGGATCGGAGTCTGGCGTTCGTGCAATGTCGTACGGGGGACAGCAAGCTGGATCGGCTCCGCTGAAGGTGTATCGCGAAAAGCCAGGGGCGTCGGAGTCGAGATCGGGTGGCGAACCAGCAGCTCTACTTCAACGCTCTGCTGGAAAAGTTTGGCAGCCCACAGTGATCCAATGGCGCCCGCTCCGAGGATGACCCAGGGTAGACTAGTGCTGGATGCCTCGGCACCCTGATATGATGATCCCGACATGGCCGATTAGTCACCGGTCGGGGAGCGATATTCGCATTCCAGGATGCGACTGCTATCAATTTGCTGGCTCGACTCCTGCTGCAGCCACTCCAGTATCGACTTGGCGTCAATGTCACCTTGACGGGCATCGACGCCACACAGCAAGGTGCTGGCTTGAACCGAAACGAAGCCAGCTGAGGTTTTAAAGGCTTTGAGATTGATACCTTCGTGGATGCGCTTAAAACTGCCACTGCTGCACTGATGCAAGCTGGGTATGGTGGAGACAACCGCAAACTGGGTCGGCTCCAGGCGACAGGCGGTATCCAGCGGTCGCACTAGCTGATCCAGACGGCGACCAACGCCACGCACGACCTCATCGATGATGGTTCGGCTGTATCTGGCTTTCAGGCGCTCTGTTTGCTGAATATCGATCAATAACAGGTACGCGGCCTGATTGCGCTCTTGGACATATTTAAGGCTTTGCTGGAGTTTTTTTAGCATATACCGGCTGTTGCCCAAGCCGGTTAAGCCGTCAACCAGGTTTTGACTGCGCAGACGTTGATTGTTTTCCAATAACAACTGGTTCTGGTTAAGCAGCTTGTTCTGGATCGCCGACATACGTTGTGCGGCAAAGATTCTCGGGGGTAGCTGTTCGTTCATCACGGACTTGTGAATGAAGTCATCTACCTGACGATCGAAGGCTTCTTCTACGGCATCGATACCCTCCTTGGCGGTCAGCAACAGGATGTAGGTGAAGTGGTTGCTGGCTTCATCAAGTTGACGGACCCGGCTGGTGAGCTCGAGCCCATCCATTTCTGGCATTAGCCAATCGGCAACCAAAATGCTGACCGGGTTACTTTCGAGTTCGTTGAGAGCTTCAATCGCGCTGGTGGCATATCGTATGTTGCTG of the Aestuariirhabdus haliotis genome contains:
- the nadC gene encoding carboxylating nicotinate-nucleotide diphosphorylase — encoded protein: MTIISQDIERCVRWALEEDIGSGDITAALIPADQKGLAGVISRDDATICGRAWVDEVFRQLDPDVEVAWRVDEGQQVTANTELFRLSGSARSLLTGERCALNFLQTLSGTATLCQSYADLVATTEVRLLDTRKTLPGLRTAQKYAVTQGGCHNHRIGLFDAFLIKENHINACGGIRQAIERARQYTPGKPVEVEVESIDELEQALRARADIVMLDNFSIEQLKQAVALNRSSQAPAKLEASGGITRNSLLAIAQTGVDYISIGALTKDCRAIDLSMRFQEM
- a CDS encoding retropepsin-like aspartic protease family protein; translation: MTQNNPHKRSGRWMMAVAWIIGLVLLTRYFAGVEEQLYNPNATPATQTDIQGNPELVLKQNRYGHYVLGGTINGHNATLLLDTGATAVVVASDLAKEIGLKRGLPSYAQTANGRVQVYNTRIDQLKLGNILLHDVSATINPAMHGNEVLLGMSALRQLEFTQRGEELTLRLLPAG
- a CDS encoding DUF1631 domain-containing protein, which encodes MTKDSKVVSLAQASGSSAPGLKLARPLLKIRQQGIKQLAVLLRGLFDNADDTLFEMADKAGSNSEQNVYFEAMRDLRMKRRVMESKFYKAIDEGFQGLAKAETPEVSLGSVSMDGLSVLQNDELEQSVAVETMVSRVVNRDQGMALTHLTTRIDSLVGRSINQNNNPMGPKLLCESFCVACKELDVEIKVKLIVFKLFEKYVLNQIEKLYVELNHTLVSDGVLPGLSMTPQARKAAVQRRSLDQAPQVASDAAAPGGASAQTEAGEPQAAELHIAQQVFGTLRTLLARSGVTQREPVSGSSAGPASTASQQELMGMLSQLQQSTEQLEPDSAPSQGEVEDVRGALHGLMSNEQRNASLSSVDDDAINLVSMLFEFILDDKNLPESVKALLGRMQIPILKVAVIDKAFFSKGSHPARKLLNEMASAAMGWNDQDSKTQDRLFQKMEQVVFRILREFEDNISIFNECLDDFLGFVVREQRRSELMEQRVRDAEEGRAKSEAARNAVQQALADKMVGLSLPSVVVSLLEDAWSRVMMLIYLKEGDQSPRWIHSLKTVDALIWSVSPINDAEDRKKLLKMVPGLLKQLRLGLTEIAFDSFAMNKLFAELEAIHLSSFKPKQQGNQQEVKSKVANIVAPPLEAPKAAPASPVNSPDNDSALTTVKQVKSSEAAPEIEPVQAVHVRLKGVEPVAPEPEAETVELADDDPSYRLIDSLKVGAWVEFNESEENHFRCKLAAHIKVTGKYIFVNRTGVKVAEKTRNGLAVELRDGGMRLLDDALLFDRALESVIGNLRQMNPNAR
- the ampD gene encoding 1,6-anhydro-N-acetylmuramyl-L-alanine amidase AmpD, encoding MFTLTRQGLIEGVRFLASPNCEERPENTDISLLVIHNISLPPGQFGSGDIVDFFLNRLDSGRHPYFRTICDLRVSAHLLIDRQGEVIQFVPLQQRAWHAGVSCYEGTENCNDFSIGIELEGCDDEPYTDVQYRLLASISQLLCEHYPALTPERICGHSDIAPGRKTDPGPAFRWDYFRSLLFAGNESGATIV
- a CDS encoding ketopantoate reductase family protein; the protein is MSGSSYQGAEASSTSLPWVILGAGAIGSLWAAKLFQQSVEVELLVRHPISTPTPLAFRDTPSAEPIQLAVPRTTLHERQTPIHKLLLCCKAPEAFQAIVQAQNFLAPGALVVLCQNGMGSQQAIITSFPQFDIYCLSTTEGAYVATNREVVHAGYGTSWLGKLNRNSEPVDDQSRAIAKDLSRSELTVKCDPCITNRLWLKLAINSSINGLTALYGCKNGDLLRPPYCDRMDALSRETIQLFQNLGIDPGLDLIQQVRTIAKDTAQNFSSTYQDVQRGKTTELAFMNGFVIEQARQAGIHLPEHQRLLDELAVLGIH
- a CDS encoding GGDEF domain-containing response regulator is translated as MIDPNCSIMVVDDARFSSAMIGRTLERTGFSNIRYATSAIEALNELESNPVSILVADWLMPEMDGLELTSRVRQLDEASNHFTYILLLTAKEGIDAVEEAFDRQVDDFIHKSVMNEQLPPRIFAAQRMSAIQNKLLNQNQLLLENNQRLRSQNLVDGLTGLGNSRYMLKKLQQSLKYVQERNQAAYLLLIDIQQTERLKARYSRTIIDEVVRGVGRRLDQLVRPLDTACRLEPTQFAVVSTIPSLHQCSSGSFKRIHEGINLKAFKTSAGFVSVQASTLLCGVDARQGDIDAKSILEWLQQESSQQIDSSRILECEYRSPTGD